From Bacteroidota bacterium, one genomic window encodes:
- a CDS encoding aldehyde dehydrogenase family protein: protein MDQIEKNKVDIINGTSANGQSGKGKRLDVMKTYKLYIDGKFPRTESGRYYILKDSKGEQLANICQGSRKDFREAVVAARKAQPGWASKSAYNKGQILYRIAEMLEGRKSQFIEELMLQGSSQAKAEKEVELSIDRLVYYAGWSDKYQQVFSAVNPVDSSHFNFSMAEPMGIVSALSSENYGLIGLVSLIAPAIVGGNTVIILASSEKPLCAVTFGEVINSSDVPGGVVNILTGYRSELLTHFANHMDVNAIMYSGNSQEEISKIKELASLNVKRALIYSNIDDMNESTHNGYRIMDVQETKTTWHPIGQ from the coding sequence ATGGATCAGATAGAAAAAAATAAAGTCGACATCATTAATGGCACTTCGGCCAATGGACAATCCGGAAAAGGAAAACGTCTTGATGTAATGAAGACTTATAAATTATATATCGATGGTAAGTTTCCAAGAACGGAATCGGGCCGGTATTATATTTTAAAAGACAGCAAGGGAGAGCAACTCGCAAATATTTGTCAGGGCTCCCGCAAAGATTTCAGAGAAGCTGTGGTTGCTGCTAGAAAAGCGCAACCGGGCTGGGCTTCAAAATCTGCATATAACAAAGGGCAGATTCTTTACCGGATCGCAGAAATGCTGGAAGGCAGAAAATCTCAGTTCATAGAAGAGTTAATGTTGCAGGGAAGTTCGCAGGCAAAAGCAGAAAAAGAAGTTGAATTGTCAATAGATCGTTTAGTGTATTATGCAGGCTGGAGCGACAAGTATCAGCAAGTATTCAGTGCTGTGAATCCAGTTGATTCATCGCATTTCAATTTTTCAATGGCTGAGCCAATGGGAATCGTTTCTGCTTTGTCTTCGGAAAATTATGGTTTGATCGGTTTGGTTTCTTTGATCGCACCTGCAATTGTTGGTGGGAATACAGTTATCATTCTTGCATCTTCAGAAAAACCATTGTGCGCTGTTACGTTTGGCGAAGTGATCAACTCATCAGATGTTCCCGGTGGTGTGGTAAATATTTTAACAGGATATCGTTCTGAACTTCTAACACATTTTGCAAATCACATGGATGTGAATGCAATCATGTATTCAGGAAATAGCCAGGAAGAAATTTCAAAAATAAAAGAACTGGCATCATTAAATGTTAAACGCGCATTGATTTATAGTAACATTGATGATATGAATGAGAGTACTCATAATGGTTATCGGATCATGGATGTTCAGGAAACGAAAACAACATGGCATCCGATCGGTCAATGA
- the cysC gene encoding adenylyl-sulfate kinase, protein MTENIFPVNSTVNSDVREKTYNQKAVLIWLTGLSGSGKTTIGKEAEKKLIEAGYHACLLDGDSLRSGLNKDLGFTIEDRNENIRRAGEVCKLMTEAGLIVITTFISPLRSQRDSIRSEYDQNRFIEVFIDTPLQICEERDVKGLYKKARAGELKNFTGIDSPYEVPLNAELIIKTEGSSENESAQKLIDFVMKFIRV, encoded by the coding sequence ATGACTGAAAATATTTTTCCGGTAAATTCAACAGTTAATTCTGATGTTCGTGAAAAGACTTATAATCAAAAGGCTGTTCTCATCTGGCTAACCGGACTCAGTGGCTCCGGAAAAACAACAATAGGGAAAGAAGCAGAAAAGAAATTGATCGAGGCCGGTTATCATGCTTGCTTACTGGATGGAGATTCTTTGCGTTCAGGTCTGAATAAAGATCTTGGGTTTACTATTGAAGACAGAAATGAAAATATTAGAAGAGCAGGAGAAGTTTGCAAGCTGATGACAGAAGCGGGGTTGATTGTTATTACAACTTTTATTTCGCCCTTACGTTCTCAAAGAGATTCAATCAGGTCTGAATATGATCAGAATAGATTTATAGAAGTCTTTATTGATACACCGTTACAGATTTGTGAAGAAAGAGATGTAAAAGGATTGTACAAAAAAGCCAGAGCCGGAGAATTAAAAAATTTCACCGGTATAGATTCACCGTATGAAGTACCTTTAAATGCGGAATTAATTATCAAAACAGAAGGGTCATCGGAAAACGAATCTGCTCAGAAGCTGATTGATTTTGTCATGAAGTTTATAAGAGTTTAA
- the cysD gene encoding sulfate adenylyltransferase subunit CysD has protein sequence MFSYNLDHLKELESESIFILREVAAQFEKPVLLFSGGKDSIVASYLAQKAFYPAKIPFTLLHIDTGHNFPETIKFRDEWVNQIGAKLTVRSVQSSIDTGRAHEETGPHASRNLLQTVTLLDAIEELKFDAAIGGARRDEEKARAKERFFSHRDEFGQWEPKNQRPELWNLFNGRKKMGEHFRVFPLSNWTELDVWAYIERNKISLPSLYFSHKRNVFERNGVVYGYSEFMKLLPEEKVSEMLVRFRTIGDMTCTGATVSTASNIKEIIDELLISRVTERGSRIDDQRSENAMEERKKRGYF, from the coding sequence ATGTTTAGTTATAATCTTGACCATTTAAAAGAACTGGAATCCGAAAGTATTTTCATACTGCGTGAAGTTGCTGCGCAATTTGAAAAACCGGTACTGCTTTTCAGCGGAGGTAAAGATTCTATTGTTGCTTCTTATCTGGCGCAAAAAGCATTTTATCCTGCGAAAATTCCTTTTACACTTTTGCATATTGATACAGGTCATAATTTTCCTGAAACAATTAAATTTCGTGATGAATGGGTAAACCAGATCGGAGCAAAATTAACTGTTCGCTCTGTTCAGTCAAGTATTGATACAGGTCGGGCTCATGAAGAAACCGGACCACATGCCAGCAGAAATCTTTTACAGACGGTAACTCTATTAGATGCAATTGAAGAATTAAAATTTGACGCGGCAATTGGTGGTGCAAGAAGAGATGAAGAGAAAGCGCGTGCAAAGGAAAGATTTTTCTCCCATCGTGATGAATTCGGGCAGTGGGAACCAAAAAATCAGCGCCCGGAATTATGGAATCTGTTTAACGGACGAAAAAAAATGGGCGAACATTTCCGCGTATTTCCTCTAAGTAACTGGACCGAATTGGATGTGTGGGCGTATATTGAAAGAAATAAAATTTCATTACCGTCTCTTTATTTTTCACACAAAAGAAATGTATTTGAAAGAAACGGTGTGGTCTATGGATATTCTGAGTTTATGAAATTGCTTCCTGAAGAAAAAGTTTCTGAAATGCTGGTTCGATTCAGAACTATTGGTGATATGACCTGTACCGGCGCTACTGTCAGTACTGCGTCGAACATTAAAGAGATTATTGATGAATTGCTTATTTCCAGAGTAACAGAAAGGGGATCTAGAATTGATGATCAACGATCTGAGAATGCGATGGAGGAGAGGAAGAAGAGGGGGTATTTTTAG
- a CDS encoding 50S ribosome-binding GTPase, whose product MPNKIEKELLRFTTCGSVDDGKSTLIGRLLLDTKNIFDDQLLALRSSSERKGLDEIDLSLLTDGLKAEREQGITIDVAYRYFSTPKRKFIIADTPGHIQYTRNMVTGASTANLALILIDARKGMVEQTRRHSFIASLLGIPHMVVCINKMDLVGFDQSVYERIVDEFRMFASRLDVQDIQFIPISAKLGDNVVHRSNEMSWYEGSTLMFHLENVHISGDLNHIDCRFPVQNVIRPQDDKFHDYRAYAGRIAGGVFREGDRVMVMPSGFTTSIKAINSPEGVVKEAFAPMSVSLQLEDEIDISRGDMIVRENNSPQNSQDIDLMICWLNEKKLVEGGMYIVKHTTREVRCMVKEILYKIDISQLRRIENEKEFGANDIGRVILRTTQPLFFDSYRRNRNTGSLILIDENTNETVGAGMIV is encoded by the coding sequence ATGCCCAACAAAATAGAGAAAGAACTCTTGCGATTTACAACTTGTGGAAGTGTTGACGATGGGAAAAGTACACTCATTGGAAGGCTGCTTCTTGATACAAAGAATATCTTCGATGATCAGCTTCTTGCTTTGAGATCTTCAAGTGAAAGAAAAGGGCTGGATGAAATTGATCTTTCACTTTTGACAGATGGATTAAAAGCTGAACGTGAACAAGGAATTACTATCGATGTTGCATACAGATATTTTTCAACTCCGAAAAGAAAATTCATAATTGCCGATACACCGGGACATATTCAGTATACACGGAATATGGTTACCGGAGCATCAACAGCAAACCTGGCGCTGATTCTTATTGATGCGAGAAAAGGAATGGTAGAACAAACACGTCGTCATTCTTTCATTGCAAGTTTGCTTGGGATTCCGCATATGGTTGTTTGTATCAATAAAATGGATCTCGTTGGTTTCGATCAATCGGTATATGAGAGGATAGTAGATGAATTCAGAATGTTTGCATCAAGACTCGATGTTCAGGATATTCAGTTTATACCAATCAGTGCAAAGCTGGGAGATAATGTAGTTCACCGTTCTAATGAAATGAGTTGGTATGAAGGAAGTACTTTGATGTTTCATCTGGAGAATGTGCATATTAGTGGAGATCTCAATCATATTGATTGCCGGTTTCCTGTGCAGAATGTTATCCGTCCTCAGGACGATAAATTCCATGATTACCGTGCCTATGCCGGGAGAATTGCCGGTGGGGTTTTCCGTGAAGGTGATAGAGTAATGGTTATGCCATCGGGTTTCACTACGTCTATCAAAGCAATTAACAGCCCTGAAGGAGTGGTAAAGGAAGCTTTCGCGCCTATGTCTGTGTCATTGCAACTTGAGGATGAAATTGATATAAGCAGAGGTGATATGATAGTCAGAGAAAACAATTCACCACAGAATAGCCAGGATATTGATTTAATGATTTGCTGGTTAAATGAGAAAAAACTTGTCGAAGGTGGAATGTATATAGTCAAACACACTACCCGTGAAGTACGTTGTATGGTAAAGGAAATACTTTACAAAATTGATATCAGTCAGCTACGACGAATAGAAAATGAAAAGGAGTTCGGTGCAAATGATATAGGAAGAGTAATTTTAAGAACAACTCAGCCGTTGTTTTTTGACAGCTATAGACGGAACAGAAACACAGGAAGTCTGATTCTTATAGATGAAAATACCAATGAAACTGTAGGTGCCGGAATGATAGTTTAA
- the cysQ gene encoding 3'(2'),5'-bisphosphate nucleotidase CysQ, producing MSKELLISAIKVSVEAGKKILEIYDTAFSVELKDDESPLTAADKASHEIISSELLKWGFPILSEEGKAISYDDRKKWENYWLVDPLDGTKEFIKRNGEFTVNIAFMIGNSPLFGIIYSPVLGTVCAGFNNVVYSLSKADVDGLSVESLHQYELHPAENSSSDEIKVVASRSHLSAETEKYISMLNLNGAKISMVNAGSALKFCLLAEGKATVYPRFAPTMEWDTAAGHAILKACGKNIMLYPSNTEMKYNKPSLVNDWFIAR from the coding sequence ATGTCAAAAGAACTGCTTATTTCAGCAATTAAAGTTTCGGTGGAGGCAGGAAAGAAGATCCTGGAAATTTATGATACCGCTTTTTCTGTCGAACTAAAAGATGATGAATCGCCACTCACGGCTGCCGATAAAGCATCACATGAGATAATAAGTTCAGAGCTCTTAAAGTGGGGCTTTCCAATTTTGTCTGAAGAAGGAAAAGCAATTTCTTATGATGACAGAAAAAAATGGGAAAACTATTGGCTGGTCGATCCTTTGGATGGAACGAAAGAATTTATTAAACGCAATGGAGAGTTTACGGTAAATATAGCTTTCATGATTGGTAACAGTCCTTTGTTTGGAATTATTTATTCGCCTGTTTTGGGTACTGTTTGTGCAGGATTCAATAATGTCGTCTACTCACTTTCTAAAGCTGATGTTGATGGACTATCAGTTGAGAGCCTGCATCAATATGAATTGCATCCCGCAGAAAATTCTTCTTCCGATGAAATTAAAGTGGTTGCGAGCCGTTCTCATTTATCAGCAGAGACAGAAAAGTATATTTCAATGTTGAACCTCAATGGTGCAAAGATATCGATGGTAAATGCCGGGAGTGCTCTTAAATTTTGCTTACTTGCAGAAGGAAAAGCAACAGTCTATCCACGTTTCGCTCCTACAATGGAGTGGGATACTGCAGCCGGACATGCTATCCTCAAAGCATGCGGAAAGAATATCATGCTTTATCCTTCTAATACTGAAATGAAATATAACAAACCTTCACTGGTGAATGATTGGTTCATTGCTCGATAA
- a CDS encoding flippase, translating into MIGSLLDNFKNALSRFKHDKDYNELIRTSFLALMVRMIGVSTGFFVTLLTSRFFGADALGLVSICIAILSFASVFGKLGLDVALMKYVAEFAGKNDYVSIKSVYVSALKVILPVSFLISLILYFMSGYFAESILHKPYLVELLKVNAWLTLPLVLILVNSECIRGLKKIRAYTFFQTVSVSLLAMCLLLIFSFINTAREIPTYIQFLSIAMTGILSLLMWFYYSRFFKETSKKVFPVITLMRTSSSMFFTTLMQLIMSWAGTLILAAYNSEADVGVYNALIRISAFTNITILAINSLAMPRFAEAFALGKLDSLKSHAKEVSRLIFITSIPAFILLFFFPEWILSIFGKEFPGNETALYVLLAGQFIVAFTGLPSQILNMTGRQHILRNIAVFSAIVNVLACIILVPKYGIMGTCIAQFMGIFAWNFLSVLSVKKQFGFFTFFNPFSK; encoded by the coding sequence ATGATTGGTTCATTGCTCGATAATTTTAAAAATGCCTTGTCTCGTTTCAAGCATGATAAGGATTACAACGAACTGATTCGTACAAGTTTTCTTGCATTAATGGTAAGGATGATCGGTGTGTCTACAGGTTTTTTTGTAACACTACTTACATCTCGTTTTTTTGGTGCCGATGCTCTCGGACTAGTTTCTATTTGCATTGCAATTTTAAGTTTTGCATCTGTATTCGGTAAATTAGGTCTTGATGTCGCACTCATGAAGTATGTCGCCGAATTTGCAGGAAAGAATGATTATGTATCAATCAAATCTGTGTATGTCTCAGCGTTGAAAGTAATTTTGCCTGTATCTTTTTTGATTTCACTGATACTTTATTTTATGTCCGGATACTTTGCAGAAAGCATTTTACATAAGCCGTACCTGGTTGAGCTTCTTAAAGTGAATGCATGGTTAACTTTACCACTTGTTCTGATCCTGGTTAATTCGGAATGCATTCGTGGGTTAAAAAAAATCAGAGCATATACTTTTTTTCAAACGGTTTCGGTGTCACTGCTTGCAATGTGTTTATTGCTTATATTTTCTTTCATCAATACAGCACGTGAGATTCCTACATATATTCAGTTCTTAAGTATTGCCATGACCGGCATTCTTAGTTTGCTGATGTGGTTTTACTACAGCAGGTTTTTCAAGGAAACTTCGAAGAAAGTTTTTCCTGTCATCACATTGATGCGAACTTCTTCGTCAATGTTTTTCACAACATTAATGCAACTGATCATGTCATGGGCGGGAACATTGATTCTTGCTGCTTACAATTCAGAGGCAGATGTCGGGGTATATAATGCGCTTATCCGGATCTCTGCATTTACTAATATTACCATTCTTGCCATTAACAGTCTGGCAATGCCACGTTTTGCCGAAGCATTTGCATTAGGGAAACTGGATTCTTTAAAATCTCATGCAAAGGAAGTTTCACGTCTGATCTTTATAACTTCGATTCCGGCATTTATTTTACTCTTCTTTTTCCCGGAATGGATCCTGTCTATTTTTGGAAAGGAATTTCCGGGTAACGAAACTGCTCTGTATGTCCTGTTGGCCGGACAGTTCATTGTTGCGTTTACCGGATTGCCTTCTCAGATCCTTAATATGACGGGGAGACAGCATATTCTAAGAAATATTGCTGTATTCTCAGCAATAGTAAATGTATTGGCATGTATTATTCTCGTTCCAAAATATGGAATAATGGGAACTTGTATTGCACAGTTCATGGGAATTTTTGCCTGGAATTTTTTGTCGGTGCTTTCAGTCAAAAAGCAGTTTGGATTCTTTACATTCTTCAATCCTTTCAGTAAATAG
- a CDS encoding O-antigen ligase family protein gives MSIFRIFVTSELYMFTENNRPAQLHPLLAYTLLFLVYTSTFRIFATLPLETLHQTLSTLAIILLTTYYLFSLFLNFKNSRISKLDVLMWMFILVNFLAAFKGHEVFGQPYYYGIMAQRSVLLSISGILIVSLLNKGMITIRQVERSFLFISLALLFVFYFFFLFVNPVKFNDAEFVAYSPIRGYRYRFQFALVIMLLFYSLFKVSHEQKNRFIIIALLILFYLIYFLQSRTTLVVLAITILIYFIRNFSLKEKLKNTLLYGGIGLIFITILFTLGYTSLFDKYQVLYQNVFNVFQGESPDEASSAVRFMEFNTALEYIKKNPILGNGFISNQWNGGWHDILGYFYPVDIGILGNVFVFGILGTILIYLPYYFSLTMSREVKSNHVFYKTCEYMLLFFFLCMFFSAVNIRDSSSIMFLVCLLYYFRYFYDENRMESETIKPINA, from the coding sequence TTGAGCATCTTTCGTATTTTCGTAACATCAGAATTATACATGTTCACTGAAAATAATAGACCCGCTCAATTACATCCGCTTCTGGCGTATACCTTGCTCTTCCTGGTCTATACTTCCACGTTCAGGATCTTTGCAACTTTGCCGCTTGAAACCTTACATCAGACTCTTTCAACTTTAGCAATAATACTACTAACCACGTACTATTTATTCAGTTTGTTTCTGAATTTTAAAAACAGCAGAATCAGCAAACTTGATGTCTTAATGTGGATGTTTATTCTTGTTAATTTCCTTGCAGCATTCAAAGGTCATGAGGTTTTCGGTCAGCCTTATTATTATGGGATCATGGCACAGCGATCCGTATTACTTTCCATAAGCGGGATATTAATAGTTTCATTGTTGAACAAAGGAATGATTACGATCAGACAAGTTGAAAGATCATTTTTGTTTATTTCGCTCGCATTATTATTTGTCTTCTATTTCTTTTTCTTATTTGTGAATCCGGTTAAATTCAATGATGCTGAATTCGTTGCTTATTCTCCGATTCGCGGATATCGGTATAGATTTCAATTTGCATTGGTGATCATGTTGCTGTTCTATTCTCTTTTCAAAGTTTCACATGAACAGAAAAACAGGTTTATAATAATTGCTCTGCTGATCCTATTCTATCTGATCTATTTCCTTCAGTCAAGAACGACATTGGTTGTGTTGGCCATTACCATCCTGATTTATTTTATAAGAAACTTCTCATTGAAAGAAAAACTTAAGAATACCCTTTTGTATGGAGGAATAGGTTTAATTTTCATAACAATTCTTTTTACTTTGGGATATACTTCACTATTCGATAAGTATCAGGTCTTGTATCAGAATGTGTTCAATGTGTTCCAGGGCGAATCTCCCGATGAAGCATCTTCTGCAGTGCGGTTCATGGAATTTAATACCGCATTGGAATACATCAAGAAAAATCCAATTCTTGGAAATGGATTTATTTCTAATCAGTGGAATGGTGGCTGGCATGATATACTTGGATATTTTTATCCTGTCGACATTGGAATATTAGGAAACGTCTTTGTGTTTGGAATTTTGGGCACTATCCTGATCTATCTCCCTTATTATTTTTCTCTTACTATGTCGCGCGAAGTGAAATCAAATCATGTATTTTATAAGACTTGTGAATACATGTTGCTCTTTTTCTTTCTTTGTATGTTCTTCTCAGCAGTGAATATCAGGGATTCAAGTAGTATAATGTTTCTGGTCTGTCTGCTATATTATTTCAGGTACTTTTATGATGAAAACCGGATGGAAAGTGAAACGATAAAACCAATCAATGCATGA
- a CDS encoding sulfotransferase domain-containing protein, which translates to MRNPQFIVAGTARAGTTSLNSYLIQHPEIFLPIVKEPCFFTFAGEKIDYKNGKFAFALTDIDDYSKLYKKAQQSQITGDISTPYLYLHEKTIRNIKRFHDDPESIKVIIVLRDPVDRAYSQYLWRVRDGREELSFEEAIAAESERMKQNYSFDYFYIDRGNYYEQVKAYIENFKNVKILLFEDLKNNTKETLADICKFLGVDSEFEFVKRTEQNSSFMPKSTLLNRLLTIESKTKFKFLSRIPESVKTTIKEQFMRLNSKNEKNPLMNESTRKRLKTFYKDDLLKLQKLIARDLSSWM; encoded by the coding sequence ATGAGAAACCCGCAATTTATTGTTGCCGGAACAGCACGGGCCGGTACAACGTCACTTAACTCTTATCTTATTCAGCATCCGGAAATATTTTTGCCTATTGTAAAGGAACCGTGTTTCTTTACTTTTGCAGGTGAAAAAATTGATTACAAAAATGGAAAATTTGCTTTTGCATTGACAGACATTGATGATTATTCAAAACTGTATAAGAAGGCACAGCAGTCCCAGATCACAGGTGATATTTCTACGCCTTATTTGTATTTGCATGAGAAAACTATTCGGAATATAAAAAGATTTCACGACGACCCGGAAAGTATAAAGGTGATTATTGTATTGAGAGATCCTGTCGATAGAGCTTATTCGCAATATCTATGGCGCGTCCGGGATGGAAGGGAAGAGTTGTCGTTTGAAGAAGCAATTGCAGCTGAATCAGAACGCATGAAACAAAATTATAGTTTTGACTATTTTTATATTGACAGAGGAAATTATTATGAGCAGGTAAAGGCGTATATAGAGAATTTTAAAAATGTGAAAATATTATTGTTCGAAGATCTTAAAAACAATACAAAGGAAACTCTTGCTGATATTTGCAAATTCCTTGGTGTTGATAGCGAATTTGAGTTCGTTAAAAGAACTGAGCAAAACTCTTCTTTCATGCCAAAATCTACACTGTTGAATCGGCTACTGACTATAGAAAGTAAAACTAAATTTAAATTTCTGAGCAGAATTCCTGAGTCTGTGAAAACAACAATAAAAGAACAATTCATGAGGCTTAATTCAAAAAATGAAAAAAATCCTTTAATGAATGAAAGCACAAGAAAACGTCTCAAAACTTTTTATAAGGATGACCTGTTGAAATTGCAGAAACTAATTGCACGTGATTTGTCTTCCTGGATGTAA
- a CDS encoding glycosyltransferase family 4 protein has product MSQKLESSQKHTVCIIDPVGRKAGLDHYNDSLAANLNKLGIKTIVYSNYQSEYSVKKFPFNFSNSPLFLPGILYSFYSAFKKVKVDRPDFVILHLFKPSDLLIWFSRKLNSINVRLIFIVHDVESLISERDDESQMRELMTMAEHIVVHNQYSGDELTRKYEMTAGKVDIIPHGDYLDLPSDISKNEARNKLGLKTDAPIILFFGMIKPTKGLDVLLKAMQDVDAELIVAGRMRMNSVSDYSTWTDKLTAEGKLVTDIGYISNERRDLYFKAADVIVLPYRKIYQSGVLIMALSYQLPVLASDLIPNKDFVKDFNAIEFFKCGDHRELSEKLNQLLSDPARLQFLKENGLALIKKNHNWELISKLFNKIICR; this is encoded by the coding sequence ATGAGTCAGAAATTAGAATCATCCCAAAAACACACTGTTTGTATAATTGATCCTGTTGGTAGAAAAGCAGGATTGGATCATTACAACGATTCTTTAGCTGCAAATTTGAATAAGCTGGGAATAAAAACAATTGTTTATAGCAATTATCAATCGGAATATTCTGTAAAAAAATTTCCTTTTAATTTTTCAAATTCGCCATTGTTTCTTCCTGGAATATTATATTCTTTTTATAGCGCATTTAAAAAAGTGAAAGTAGATAGGCCGGACTTTGTAATTTTGCATTTGTTTAAACCGTCAGATTTGCTTATTTGGTTTTCACGAAAACTAAATTCTATAAATGTCAGATTGATTTTTATAGTACATGATGTCGAAAGTCTGATTTCTGAAAGGGATGATGAATCCCAAATGAGAGAACTGATGACTATGGCAGAGCATATTGTTGTTCATAACCAATATTCCGGTGATGAGCTTACAAGGAAATATGAAATGACAGCAGGAAAAGTAGATATTATTCCTCATGGCGATTATCTGGATCTTCCATCTGATATTTCAAAGAATGAAGCGAGAAATAAACTGGGGTTAAAAACTGACGCGCCAATCATACTTTTTTTTGGAATGATAAAGCCTACAAAAGGTCTTGATGTATTGTTGAAAGCAATGCAGGATGTGGATGCCGAGCTGATCGTCGCAGGAAGGATGAGAATGAATTCTGTTTCTGATTATTCGACCTGGACAGATAAATTAACAGCTGAAGGAAAATTGGTAACTGATATCGGATATATTTCGAATGAAAGACGAGACCTGTATTTTAAAGCGGCAGATGTGATCGTTCTTCCTTACAGAAAAATTTATCAGAGCGGAGTATTGATCATGGCTCTTAGTTATCAATTACCTGTTTTAGCAAGTGATCTGATTCCTAACAAAGATTTTGTAAAGGATTTTAATGCTATTGAATTTTTTAAATGTGGTGACCATAGAGAATTAAGTGAAAAATTAAATCAATTACTTTCTGATCCGGCCAGATTGCAGTTCCTTAAAGAAAATGGCTTAGCATTAATAAAGAAAAATCATAATTGGGAGTTAATATCGAAATTATTCAATAAAATCATTTGCCGATGA
- a CDS encoding glycosyltransferase yields MKIAIIGSKGIPANYGGFETFAFHLAKSLSVRHEITVVNEKENAASGFDFPVKIIHSDFMKSKNPLKYYKQSLELVSDSNDIVLVCGVGGSLFYPKFRSKIICITNVDGVEHRRGKYTFLQRWLVYLLQYTATLFSKHIVADSNEIRKYWKNRFGISENKISSIAYGAKVPLSFDDSVLLKFGLSKDAYFLVVARLVPENNLELILKAFSKYKGEKRLVIVGSTDDNPFARKISIVNDERIVFTGGIYQKNKLDSLRKNSFAYIHGHSVGGTNPALLEAMAAKCICICHDNVFNREVAGNEQNYFADEKQLLKLLNGLEESGNSGMQFRELSYDRVLTFYSWEKISLQYEALFKSLILENKK; encoded by the coding sequence ATGAAAATTGCAATAATAGGTTCGAAAGGTATTCCTGCAAATTATGGGGGATTTGAAACATTTGCTTTTCATTTGGCTAAATCTCTTTCTGTCAGACATGAAATAACTGTTGTAAATGAAAAGGAAAATGCCGCTTCCGGTTTTGATTTTCCGGTAAAAATTATCCATTCGGATTTTATGAAAAGCAAGAACCCATTGAAATATTACAAGCAATCTTTGGAACTTGTAAGTGATTCAAACGATATTGTTCTTGTCTGTGGTGTTGGCGGATCATTATTTTATCCTAAATTCAGAAGTAAAATTATTTGCATTACTAATGTGGATGGTGTTGAACATCGTAGAGGGAAATATACTTTTTTGCAACGATGGCTGGTGTATCTTCTCCAGTATACAGCAACACTTTTCAGTAAACATATTGTTGCTGATTCAAATGAAATCAGGAAATACTGGAAAAATCGATTCGGGATCTCAGAGAATAAAATATCATCTATTGCTTATGGAGCAAAAGTGCCCTTGAGCTTTGATGATTCTGTTTTGTTAAAGTTTGGCCTATCAAAGGATGCCTATTTTCTTGTTGTTGCAAGATTGGTTCCGGAAAACAATCTTGAATTGATATTAAAGGCCTTTTCAAAATATAAAGGTGAAAAACGATTGGTAATAGTAGGTAGTACGGATGATAATCCTTTTGCAAGGAAAATTTCAATTGTTAATGATGAACGGATTGTATTTACAGGTGGTATTTATCAGAAAAATAAACTGGACAGTTTGAGGAAGAACTCTTTTGCTTACATTCATGGGCATAGTGTTGGGGGAACAAATCCGGCACTGTTAGAAGCAATGGCTGCAAAATGTATATGTATCTGCCACGACAATGTTTTCAACCGTGAAGTGGCCGGAAATGAGCAAAACTATTTTGCTGATGAAAAACAATTGCTGAAATTGTTGAATGGATTGGAAGAGTCCGGTAATTCGGGAATGCAATTTAGAGAATTGTCATATGATAGAGTTTTAACATTTTATTCCTGGGAAAAAATTTCTTTGCAGTACGAAGCTTTATTTAAGTCTCTAATTTTAGAAAACAAAAAATGA